A region of Panicum virgatum strain AP13 chromosome 8N, P.virgatum_v5, whole genome shotgun sequence DNA encodes the following proteins:
- the LOC120685414 gene encoding jacalin-related lectin 3-like isoform X2 → MENLNNSNMKPTGLSFHMLKEITNDFSTKIGHGGYGEVYKGVYNGKDVAVKKLYDLRGLDDNLFKNELNSLMRVHHQNIVQLLGYCYEISHEYVHENGETFFVRTDHRVLCFEYLHGGSLDKHLYEESSGYDWCTRYKIIKGICAGLNYLHVGQKKPMFHLDLKPANILLDKNMVPKIADFGLSKLLTGTHSHVTGGNKFKGTLAYVPPEYINSRHISDKYDIFSLGIIIIKIITGAEGHSKYVEMSCSEQFIEHVHNNWRNRLEATSMHVEEYCQQVKRCIKIASNCLEPDRKKRPTIGHIINELLETETVICEPFPEESSSESTVEERSSAEEEEVGLPMVGPWGGNAGKAHTIKGASHRLESITIWSADIVDALAFSYSEPSGKKHNVGPWGGPGGSANRIHFSPSEYLMEVSGTTGPYVCAAVDVVLSIKLVTNAGSYGPFGSERGGTSFKTSVQNNGSIVGFFGRSATFVHAIGVYMAHNNNPTTSVSNRVQREIESDWMEANFDLETIEEGDIEEDDNVPSKIGPWGGNGGIAHDMKVVPHRMESVTVCSDAVVNSLTFSYNDRNGKQRMLGPWGGPAGSSFTIRLGAFEHLKGIVGTFGPFDAAGNVITSLTFTTNIRKYGPFGRGGGTEFTVPVETHGGIVGFFGRAGTYLEALGVYIRIY, encoded by the exons ATGGAGAATTTAAATAATTCGAACATGAAGCCAACTGGTCTGTCCTTTCATATGTTGAAAGAAATCACTAATGATTTTTCAACAAAAATTGGACATGGTGGATATGGAGAGGTTTACAAG GGAGTTTATAATGGGAAAGATGTTGCTGTAAAGAAGCTCTATGACCTGCGAGGACTTGATGATAATCTCTTTAAGAATGAACTTAACAGCCTAATGAGGGTTCATCATCAAAATATAGTTCAGTTACTTGGCTACTGTTATGAAATAAGCCATGAATATGTTCATGAAAATGGTGAAACTTTTTTTGTTAGAACGGACCATAGAGTCCTGTGCTTCGAATATTTGCATGGTGGAAGCCTTGACAAGCATCTATATG AAGAATCTTCGGGATATGATTGGTGTACTCGTTACAAGATAATTAAAGGGATCTGTGCAGGTTTAAATTACCTTCACGTGGGACAAAAAAAGCCCATGTTTCATCTAGATCTAAAGCCTGCCAACATATTGCTAGATAAAAATATGGTGCCAAAAATTGCAGATTTTGGCTTGTCAAAATTGTTGACTGGTACACATAGCCATGTTACAGGGGGAAATAAGTTCAAAGGCACCCT TGCCTACGTGCCACCAGAGTACATAAACAGCCGCCATATCAGCGATAAGTATGATATATTCAGTTTAGGTATCATAATCATAAAGATTATCACAGGAGCTGAGGGCCACTCTAAGTATGTTGAAATGTCATGCTCAGAACAATTTATTGAGCAT GTGCACAATAACTGGAGGAACAGACTGGAGGCAACATCAATGCACGTAGAAGAATACTGCCAGCAAGTGAAGAGATGCATCAAGATAGCATCAAACTGCCTTGAGCCTGATAGAAAAAAGCGACCCACAATTGGGCATATCATCAACGAGTTGCTAGAGACTGAAACTGTCATTTGTGAACCCTTTCCAGAGGAGTCCAGTAGTGAGAGTACAGTGGAAGAAAGAAGTAgtgcagaggaggaggag GTCGGGCTTCCCATGGTCGGCCCCTGGGGAGGAAATGCTGGGAAGGCTCACACCATTAAGGGGGCATCTCATCGCCTGGAAAGCATAACAATTTGGAGTGCTGATATTGTAGATGCACTTGCATTCTCATACAGTGAACCTAGTGGGAAGAAGCACAATGTAGGTCCATGGGGCGGTCCTGGTGGAAGTGCTAATAGG ATTCACTTTAGCCCTTCGGAATATCTGATGGAAGTTTCTGGAACAACTGGGCCATATGTATGTGCAGCTGTTGATGTGGTACTATCCATTAAGCTGGTCACTAACGCAGGTAGCTATGGACCTTTTGGCTCAGAAAGAGGAGGAACTTCTTTCAAGACTTCAGTGCAGAACAATGGCAGCATTGTTGGCTTCTTTGGGCGTTCCGCGACTTTTGTCCATGCTATTGGTGTCTACATGGCTCACAACAATAATCCCACCACCTCTGTCAGTAATCGTGTCCAAAGGGAGATCGAAAGTGATTGGATGGAAGCAAATTTTGACCTTGAAACGATAGAGGAAGGAGACATAGAAGAGGATGATAAT GTGCCTTCAAAGATTGGACCGTGGGGTGGAAATGGAGGGATAGCTCATGATATGAAGGTAGTACCCCACCGTATGGAAAGCGTGACAGTATGCAGCGATGCAGTCGTCAATTCTCTTACATTTTCGTACAATGACCGTAACGGGAAGCAGCGGATGTTAGGTCCTTGGGGAGGTCCTGCTGGGAGCTCTTTTACA ATTCGGCTTGGAGCCTTTGAGCATCTGAAGGGAATTGTCGGAACATTTGGTCCATTTGATGCAGCAGGCAATGTTATAACATCACTTACTTTTACCACAAACATTCGAAAATATGGACCTtttggacgaggaggaggaactGAGTTCACGGTTCCAGTGGAAACACATGGCGGCATTGTTGGCTTCTTTGGACGCGCCGGGACTTATCTTGAAGCACTAGGGGTCTACATTCGAATATACTGA
- the LOC120685415 gene encoding amino acid permease 3-like: protein MASAHSQPSSPKPSSPGASAELGYVVRGGQKKLTQRQLSSSLSMKRVAPMEVSAEAGNAAAADWLDDDGRPRRRGTLWTASSHIVTAVIGSGVLSLAWAIAQLGWVAGPAAMLLFAFVTYYTATLLAECYRTGDPDTGKRNYTYMDAVRSNLGGAKVAFCGVIQYANLVGVAIGYTIASSISMKAIRRAGCFHKNGHGNPCRSSSNPYMILFGGVQILFSQIPDFDQIWWLSIVAAVMSFTYSSIGLSLGIAQTVSNGGFKGSLTGISIGPDVTSTQKIWHSLQALGDIAFAYSFSNILIEIQDTIKAPPPSEANVMARATRLSVATTTVFYMLCGCMGYAAFGDDAPDNLLTGFGFYEPFWLLDVANVAIIVHLVGAYQVFCQPIFAFVERRAAGAWPDSAFIGRELRVGPLALSLFRLTWRSAFVCFTTVVAMLLPFFGDVAGLLGAVSFWPLTVYFPVEMYIKQRRVPRGSAMWVSLQTLSVTCLLVSIAAAAGSIADVVDALKVYRPFSG, encoded by the exons ATGGCCTCCGCACACTCGCAACCGAGCAGCCCCAAGCCCAGCTCCCCCGGTGCATCCGCCGAGCTCGGCTACGTGGTCCGAGGCGGGCAGAAGAAGCTGACCCAGCGGCAGCTCTCCAGCTCCCTGTCCATGAAGCGCGTGGCGCCGATGGAGGTCTCGGCGGAGGccgggaacgccgccgccgccgactggctcgacgacgacggccgcccgcgccgcagGGGCACGCTCTGGACGGCCAGCTCCCACATCGTCACCGCCGTCATCGGCTCCGGCGTGCTGTCGCTGGCCTGGGCCATCGCGCAGCTCGGCTGggtcgccggccccgccgccatgCTGCTCTTCGCCTTCGTCACCTACTACACCGCTACGCTGCTCGCCGAGTGCTACCGTACCGGCGACCCGGACACGGGCAAGCGCAACTACACCTACATGGACGCCGTGCGCTCCAACCTCGGCGGCGCCAAGGTCGCCTTCTGCGGCGTCATCCAGTACGCCAACCTCGTCGGCGTCGCGATCGGCTACACCATCGCGTCCTCCATCAGCATGAaggccatcaggagggctggaTGCTTCCACAAGAACGGGCATGGCAACCCCTGCAGGAGCTCCAGCAACCCTTACATGATCCTCTTCGGCGGCGTGCAGATCCTCTTCTCGCAGATACCGGACTTTGATCAGATCTGGTGGCTGTccatcgtcgccgccgtcaTGTCCTTCACATATTCCTCGATCGGACTCTCCCTCGGCATCGCACAGACAGTCT CTAATGGTGGGTTCAAGGGCAGCCTCACCGGCATCAGCATCGGCCCGGACGTGACGTCGACGCAGAAGATCTGGCACAGCCTGCAGGCCTTGGGCGACATCGCCTTCGCCTACTCCTTCTCCAACATCCTCATCGAAATCCAA GACACGATcaaggcgccgccgccatcggagGCGAACGTGATGGCGAGGGCGACGCGGCTGAGCGTGGCGACGACCACCGTGTTCTACATGCTGTGCGGGTGCATGGGCTACGCGGCGTTCGGCGACGACGCGCCGGACAACCTGCTCACGGGGTTCGGCTTCTACGAGCCCTTCTGGCTGCTGGACGTGGCCAACGTCGCCATCATCGTGCACCTCGTCGGCGCCTACCAGGTGTTCTGCCAGCCCATCTTCGCCTTCGTGGAGCGCCGAGCCGCGGGGGCCTGGCCGGACAGCGCCTTCATCGGCAGGGAGCTCCGCGTGGGGCCCCTGGCGCTCAGCCTCTTCCGCCTCACGTGGCGGTCGGCGTTCGTGTGCTTCACCACCGTCGTCGCCATGCTGCTGCCCTTCTTCGGCGACGTGGCGGGCCTCCTCGGCGCCGTCTCCTTCTGGCCGCTCACCGTCTACTTCCCCGTCGAGATGTACATCAAGCAGCGCCGCGTGCCCCGCGGCAGCGCCATGTGGGTCAGCCTCCAGACGCTCAGCGTCACCTGCCTCTTGGtatccatcgccgccgccgccggttccaTCGCCGACGTGGTCGACGCACTCAAGGTCTACCGGCCGTTCAGTGGTTAA
- the LOC120685414 gene encoding jacalin-related lectin 3-like isoform X4, giving the protein MENLNNSNMKPTGLSFHMLKEITNDFSTKIGHGGYGEVYKGVYNGKDVAVKKLYDLRGLDDNLFKNELNSLMRVHHQNIVQLLGYCYEISHEYVHENGETFFVRTDHRVLCFEYLHGGSLDKHLYEESSGYDWCTRYKIIKGICADFGLSKLLTGTHSHVTGGNKFKGTLAYVPPEYINSRHISDKYDIFSLGIIIIKIITGAEGHSKYVEMSCSEQFIEHVHNNWRNRLEATSMHVEEYCQQVKRCIKIASNCLEPDRKKRPTIGHIINELLETETVICEPFPEESSSESTVEERSSAEEEEVGLPMVGPWGGNAGKAHTIKGASHRLESITIWSADIVDALAFSYSEPSGKKHNVGPWGGPGGSANRIHFSPSEYLMEVSGTTGPYVCAAVDVVLSIKLVTNAGSYGPFGSERGGTSFKTSVQNNGSIVGFFGRSATFVHAIGVYMAHNNNPTTSVSNRVQREIESDWMEANFDLETIEEGDIEEDDNVPSKIGPWGGNGGIAHDMKVVPHRMESVTVCSDAVVNSLTFSYNDRNGKQRMLGPWGGPAGSSFTIRLGAFEHLKGIVGTFGPFDAAGNVITSLTFTTNIRKYGPFGRGGGTEFTVPVETHGGIVGFFGRAGTYLEALGVYIRIY; this is encoded by the exons ATGGAGAATTTAAATAATTCGAACATGAAGCCAACTGGTCTGTCCTTTCATATGTTGAAAGAAATCACTAATGATTTTTCAACAAAAATTGGACATGGTGGATATGGAGAGGTTTACAAG GGAGTTTATAATGGGAAAGATGTTGCTGTAAAGAAGCTCTATGACCTGCGAGGACTTGATGATAATCTCTTTAAGAATGAACTTAACAGCCTAATGAGGGTTCATCATCAAAATATAGTTCAGTTACTTGGCTACTGTTATGAAATAAGCCATGAATATGTTCATGAAAATGGTGAAACTTTTTTTGTTAGAACGGACCATAGAGTCCTGTGCTTCGAATATTTGCATGGTGGAAGCCTTGACAAGCATCTATATG AAGAATCTTCGGGATATGATTGGTGTACTCGTTACAAGATAATTAAAGGGATCTGTGCAG ATTTTGGCTTGTCAAAATTGTTGACTGGTACACATAGCCATGTTACAGGGGGAAATAAGTTCAAAGGCACCCT TGCCTACGTGCCACCAGAGTACATAAACAGCCGCCATATCAGCGATAAGTATGATATATTCAGTTTAGGTATCATAATCATAAAGATTATCACAGGAGCTGAGGGCCACTCTAAGTATGTTGAAATGTCATGCTCAGAACAATTTATTGAGCAT GTGCACAATAACTGGAGGAACAGACTGGAGGCAACATCAATGCACGTAGAAGAATACTGCCAGCAAGTGAAGAGATGCATCAAGATAGCATCAAACTGCCTTGAGCCTGATAGAAAAAAGCGACCCACAATTGGGCATATCATCAACGAGTTGCTAGAGACTGAAACTGTCATTTGTGAACCCTTTCCAGAGGAGTCCAGTAGTGAGAGTACAGTGGAAGAAAGAAGTAgtgcagaggaggaggag GTCGGGCTTCCCATGGTCGGCCCCTGGGGAGGAAATGCTGGGAAGGCTCACACCATTAAGGGGGCATCTCATCGCCTGGAAAGCATAACAATTTGGAGTGCTGATATTGTAGATGCACTTGCATTCTCATACAGTGAACCTAGTGGGAAGAAGCACAATGTAGGTCCATGGGGCGGTCCTGGTGGAAGTGCTAATAGG ATTCACTTTAGCCCTTCGGAATATCTGATGGAAGTTTCTGGAACAACTGGGCCATATGTATGTGCAGCTGTTGATGTGGTACTATCCATTAAGCTGGTCACTAACGCAGGTAGCTATGGACCTTTTGGCTCAGAAAGAGGAGGAACTTCTTTCAAGACTTCAGTGCAGAACAATGGCAGCATTGTTGGCTTCTTTGGGCGTTCCGCGACTTTTGTCCATGCTATTGGTGTCTACATGGCTCACAACAATAATCCCACCACCTCTGTCAGTAATCGTGTCCAAAGGGAGATCGAAAGTGATTGGATGGAAGCAAATTTTGACCTTGAAACGATAGAGGAAGGAGACATAGAAGAGGATGATAAT GTGCCTTCAAAGATTGGACCGTGGGGTGGAAATGGAGGGATAGCTCATGATATGAAGGTAGTACCCCACCGTATGGAAAGCGTGACAGTATGCAGCGATGCAGTCGTCAATTCTCTTACATTTTCGTACAATGACCGTAACGGGAAGCAGCGGATGTTAGGTCCTTGGGGAGGTCCTGCTGGGAGCTCTTTTACA ATTCGGCTTGGAGCCTTTGAGCATCTGAAGGGAATTGTCGGAACATTTGGTCCATTTGATGCAGCAGGCAATGTTATAACATCACTTACTTTTACCACAAACATTCGAAAATATGGACCTtttggacgaggaggaggaactGAGTTCACGGTTCCAGTGGAAACACATGGCGGCATTGTTGGCTTCTTTGGACGCGCCGGGACTTATCTTGAAGCACTAGGGGTCTACATTCGAATATACTGA
- the LOC120685416 gene encoding zinc finger MYM-type protein 1-like — protein sequence MPVEGQAGCGVNSSREQTQDKDASDQGIITEFNPEHVIYEKVKYETRLDTAVSIVSYIALQGEPFRGHDESETSLNKGNFLEFLDWYKLRNEEVRQAYIGCPKNAKMTSGTIQKEIAECCAEAVTKVIKEEMDGCLFSILVDESRDISVKEQMAIVVRYVNKKGKVIERFLGIKHVKETTSEAFKIAVVQVLSAHGLTIVQLRGQGYDGASNMRGEFNGVQKLIRDENPYTFYIHCFAHQLQLVVVSVSRCCSSMEDFF from the exons ATGCCAGTTGAAGGTCAAGCCGGTTGTGGTGTGAACTCAAGTAGAGAGCAAACTCAAGATAAAGATGCAAGTGATCAAGGTATAATAACTGAGTTCAATCCAGAACATGTCATCT atgagaaagTGAAGTATGAAACTCGTTTAGATACGGCCGTGAGTATTGTGAGTTATATTGcattgcaaggtgaaccatttcGTGGACATGATGAATCAGAAACTTCTTTGAACAAAGGCAATTTTCTGGAATTTCTTGATTGGTACAAACTAAGAAATGAGGAAGTGAGGCAAGCTTATATAGGTtgtcctaaaaatgcaaaaatgaCTTCTGGCACAATTCAAAAAGAAATTGCAGAGTGTTGTGCTGAAGCAGTTACCAAAGTAATAAAGGAAGAGATGGACGGTTGTCTATTCTCTATTCTTGTTGATGAATCTCGTGATATATCAGTCAAAGAGCAAATGGCCATCGTTGTAAG GTATGTGAACAAAAAAGGCAAAGTGATTGAAAGATTTTTGGGAATCAAGCATGTCAAGGAAACTACATCAGAAGCATTCAAGATTGCTGTGGTACAAGTTCTTAGTGCCCATGGTTTAACTATTGTACAATTAAGAGGGCAAGGGTATGATGGGGCTTCTAACATGAGAGGTGAATTCAATGGTGTTCAGAAACTAATCCGTGATGAGAACCCGTATACTTTCTATATCCATTGTTTTGCTCACCAATTGCAGCTCGTTGTGGTTTCGGTCTCCAGATGTTGTTCATCCATGGAAGATTTTTTTTGA
- the LOC120685414 gene encoding jacalin-related lectin 3-like isoform X1 — protein MENLNNSNMKPTGLSFHMLKEITNDFSTKIGHGGYGEVYKGVYNGKDVAVKKLYDLRGLDDNLFKNELNSLMRVHHQNIVQLLGYCYEISHEYVHENGETFFVRTDHRVLCFEYLHGGSLDKHLYEESSGYDWCTRYKIIKGICAGLNYLHVGQKKPMFHLDLKPANILLDKNMVPKIADFGLSKLLTGTHSHVTGGNKFKGTLNKTCSAYVPPEYINSRHISDKYDIFSLGIIIIKIITGAEGHSKYVEMSCSEQFIEHVHNNWRNRLEATSMHVEEYCQQVKRCIKIASNCLEPDRKKRPTIGHIINELLETETVICEPFPEESSSESTVEERSSAEEEEVGLPMVGPWGGNAGKAHTIKGASHRLESITIWSADIVDALAFSYSEPSGKKHNVGPWGGPGGSANRIHFSPSEYLMEVSGTTGPYVCAAVDVVLSIKLVTNAGSYGPFGSERGGTSFKTSVQNNGSIVGFFGRSATFVHAIGVYMAHNNNPTTSVSNRVQREIESDWMEANFDLETIEEGDIEEDDNVPSKIGPWGGNGGIAHDMKVVPHRMESVTVCSDAVVNSLTFSYNDRNGKQRMLGPWGGPAGSSFTIRLGAFEHLKGIVGTFGPFDAAGNVITSLTFTTNIRKYGPFGRGGGTEFTVPVETHGGIVGFFGRAGTYLEALGVYIRIY, from the exons ATGGAGAATTTAAATAATTCGAACATGAAGCCAACTGGTCTGTCCTTTCATATGTTGAAAGAAATCACTAATGATTTTTCAACAAAAATTGGACATGGTGGATATGGAGAGGTTTACAAG GGAGTTTATAATGGGAAAGATGTTGCTGTAAAGAAGCTCTATGACCTGCGAGGACTTGATGATAATCTCTTTAAGAATGAACTTAACAGCCTAATGAGGGTTCATCATCAAAATATAGTTCAGTTACTTGGCTACTGTTATGAAATAAGCCATGAATATGTTCATGAAAATGGTGAAACTTTTTTTGTTAGAACGGACCATAGAGTCCTGTGCTTCGAATATTTGCATGGTGGAAGCCTTGACAAGCATCTATATG AAGAATCTTCGGGATATGATTGGTGTACTCGTTACAAGATAATTAAAGGGATCTGTGCAGGTTTAAATTACCTTCACGTGGGACAAAAAAAGCCCATGTTTCATCTAGATCTAAAGCCTGCCAACATATTGCTAGATAAAAATATGGTGCCAAAAATTGCAGATTTTGGCTTGTCAAAATTGTTGACTGGTACACATAGCCATGTTACAGGGGGAAATAAGTTCAAAGGCACCCT CAACAAAACATGCAGTGCCTACGTGCCACCAGAGTACATAAACAGCCGCCATATCAGCGATAAGTATGATATATTCAGTTTAGGTATCATAATCATAAAGATTATCACAGGAGCTGAGGGCCACTCTAAGTATGTTGAAATGTCATGCTCAGAACAATTTATTGAGCAT GTGCACAATAACTGGAGGAACAGACTGGAGGCAACATCAATGCACGTAGAAGAATACTGCCAGCAAGTGAAGAGATGCATCAAGATAGCATCAAACTGCCTTGAGCCTGATAGAAAAAAGCGACCCACAATTGGGCATATCATCAACGAGTTGCTAGAGACTGAAACTGTCATTTGTGAACCCTTTCCAGAGGAGTCCAGTAGTGAGAGTACAGTGGAAGAAAGAAGTAgtgcagaggaggaggag GTCGGGCTTCCCATGGTCGGCCCCTGGGGAGGAAATGCTGGGAAGGCTCACACCATTAAGGGGGCATCTCATCGCCTGGAAAGCATAACAATTTGGAGTGCTGATATTGTAGATGCACTTGCATTCTCATACAGTGAACCTAGTGGGAAGAAGCACAATGTAGGTCCATGGGGCGGTCCTGGTGGAAGTGCTAATAGG ATTCACTTTAGCCCTTCGGAATATCTGATGGAAGTTTCTGGAACAACTGGGCCATATGTATGTGCAGCTGTTGATGTGGTACTATCCATTAAGCTGGTCACTAACGCAGGTAGCTATGGACCTTTTGGCTCAGAAAGAGGAGGAACTTCTTTCAAGACTTCAGTGCAGAACAATGGCAGCATTGTTGGCTTCTTTGGGCGTTCCGCGACTTTTGTCCATGCTATTGGTGTCTACATGGCTCACAACAATAATCCCACCACCTCTGTCAGTAATCGTGTCCAAAGGGAGATCGAAAGTGATTGGATGGAAGCAAATTTTGACCTTGAAACGATAGAGGAAGGAGACATAGAAGAGGATGATAAT GTGCCTTCAAAGATTGGACCGTGGGGTGGAAATGGAGGGATAGCTCATGATATGAAGGTAGTACCCCACCGTATGGAAAGCGTGACAGTATGCAGCGATGCAGTCGTCAATTCTCTTACATTTTCGTACAATGACCGTAACGGGAAGCAGCGGATGTTAGGTCCTTGGGGAGGTCCTGCTGGGAGCTCTTTTACA ATTCGGCTTGGAGCCTTTGAGCATCTGAAGGGAATTGTCGGAACATTTGGTCCATTTGATGCAGCAGGCAATGTTATAACATCACTTACTTTTACCACAAACATTCGAAAATATGGACCTtttggacgaggaggaggaactGAGTTCACGGTTCCAGTGGAAACACATGGCGGCATTGTTGGCTTCTTTGGACGCGCCGGGACTTATCTTGAAGCACTAGGGGTCTACATTCGAATATACTGA
- the LOC120685414 gene encoding jacalin-related lectin 3-like isoform X3, whose protein sequence is MENLNNSNMKPTGLSFHMLKEITNDFSTKIGHGGYGEVYKGVYNGKDVAVKKLYDLRGLDDNLFKNELNSLMRVHHQNIVQLLGYCYEISHEYVHENGETFFVRTDHRVLCFEYLHGGSLDKHLYEESSGYDWCTRYKIIKGICADFGLSKLLTGTHSHVTGGNKFKGTLNKTCSAYVPPEYINSRHISDKYDIFSLGIIIIKIITGAEGHSKYVEMSCSEQFIEHVHNNWRNRLEATSMHVEEYCQQVKRCIKIASNCLEPDRKKRPTIGHIINELLETETVICEPFPEESSSESTVEERSSAEEEEVGLPMVGPWGGNAGKAHTIKGASHRLESITIWSADIVDALAFSYSEPSGKKHNVGPWGGPGGSANRIHFSPSEYLMEVSGTTGPYVCAAVDVVLSIKLVTNAGSYGPFGSERGGTSFKTSVQNNGSIVGFFGRSATFVHAIGVYMAHNNNPTTSVSNRVQREIESDWMEANFDLETIEEGDIEEDDNVPSKIGPWGGNGGIAHDMKVVPHRMESVTVCSDAVVNSLTFSYNDRNGKQRMLGPWGGPAGSSFTIRLGAFEHLKGIVGTFGPFDAAGNVITSLTFTTNIRKYGPFGRGGGTEFTVPVETHGGIVGFFGRAGTYLEALGVYIRIY, encoded by the exons ATGGAGAATTTAAATAATTCGAACATGAAGCCAACTGGTCTGTCCTTTCATATGTTGAAAGAAATCACTAATGATTTTTCAACAAAAATTGGACATGGTGGATATGGAGAGGTTTACAAG GGAGTTTATAATGGGAAAGATGTTGCTGTAAAGAAGCTCTATGACCTGCGAGGACTTGATGATAATCTCTTTAAGAATGAACTTAACAGCCTAATGAGGGTTCATCATCAAAATATAGTTCAGTTACTTGGCTACTGTTATGAAATAAGCCATGAATATGTTCATGAAAATGGTGAAACTTTTTTTGTTAGAACGGACCATAGAGTCCTGTGCTTCGAATATTTGCATGGTGGAAGCCTTGACAAGCATCTATATG AAGAATCTTCGGGATATGATTGGTGTACTCGTTACAAGATAATTAAAGGGATCTGTGCAG ATTTTGGCTTGTCAAAATTGTTGACTGGTACACATAGCCATGTTACAGGGGGAAATAAGTTCAAAGGCACCCT CAACAAAACATGCAGTGCCTACGTGCCACCAGAGTACATAAACAGCCGCCATATCAGCGATAAGTATGATATATTCAGTTTAGGTATCATAATCATAAAGATTATCACAGGAGCTGAGGGCCACTCTAAGTATGTTGAAATGTCATGCTCAGAACAATTTATTGAGCAT GTGCACAATAACTGGAGGAACAGACTGGAGGCAACATCAATGCACGTAGAAGAATACTGCCAGCAAGTGAAGAGATGCATCAAGATAGCATCAAACTGCCTTGAGCCTGATAGAAAAAAGCGACCCACAATTGGGCATATCATCAACGAGTTGCTAGAGACTGAAACTGTCATTTGTGAACCCTTTCCAGAGGAGTCCAGTAGTGAGAGTACAGTGGAAGAAAGAAGTAgtgcagaggaggaggag GTCGGGCTTCCCATGGTCGGCCCCTGGGGAGGAAATGCTGGGAAGGCTCACACCATTAAGGGGGCATCTCATCGCCTGGAAAGCATAACAATTTGGAGTGCTGATATTGTAGATGCACTTGCATTCTCATACAGTGAACCTAGTGGGAAGAAGCACAATGTAGGTCCATGGGGCGGTCCTGGTGGAAGTGCTAATAGG ATTCACTTTAGCCCTTCGGAATATCTGATGGAAGTTTCTGGAACAACTGGGCCATATGTATGTGCAGCTGTTGATGTGGTACTATCCATTAAGCTGGTCACTAACGCAGGTAGCTATGGACCTTTTGGCTCAGAAAGAGGAGGAACTTCTTTCAAGACTTCAGTGCAGAACAATGGCAGCATTGTTGGCTTCTTTGGGCGTTCCGCGACTTTTGTCCATGCTATTGGTGTCTACATGGCTCACAACAATAATCCCACCACCTCTGTCAGTAATCGTGTCCAAAGGGAGATCGAAAGTGATTGGATGGAAGCAAATTTTGACCTTGAAACGATAGAGGAAGGAGACATAGAAGAGGATGATAAT GTGCCTTCAAAGATTGGACCGTGGGGTGGAAATGGAGGGATAGCTCATGATATGAAGGTAGTACCCCACCGTATGGAAAGCGTGACAGTATGCAGCGATGCAGTCGTCAATTCTCTTACATTTTCGTACAATGACCGTAACGGGAAGCAGCGGATGTTAGGTCCTTGGGGAGGTCCTGCTGGGAGCTCTTTTACA ATTCGGCTTGGAGCCTTTGAGCATCTGAAGGGAATTGTCGGAACATTTGGTCCATTTGATGCAGCAGGCAATGTTATAACATCACTTACTTTTACCACAAACATTCGAAAATATGGACCTtttggacgaggaggaggaactGAGTTCACGGTTCCAGTGGAAACACATGGCGGCATTGTTGGCTTCTTTGGACGCGCCGGGACTTATCTTGAAGCACTAGGGGTCTACATTCGAATATACTGA